ATAATAAGCTGGTGCTATTAACAAACGAGCATTTTCAGAAGAGATAAAATCAGAACTCTGATAAACCTGTAGTTTTGTTTGACCTAAGATACTTTTCATCACTGTAATCTGTCTAGGATTTAAGAATTCTGTGACACAAAAGCTATAAGTATCCTCTATCTGTTTGATCAGATCATACGTTTTTTCAATTACTTCCTGCTCTTCTGCTCTAAAATGTTGGTAAATATCTTGCTTTGTCATCATTTTTTAAATAAGCAAAAGAAATAAGAATCGTTTTAATAACTGCAAAAGCAAAAGAATAACAATAATCTTAAAATCTAATCCAGCAAATTGAAAATCAAAACGTCTAAAAGGCTTTATAATTGGCTCCACAATATCAACCAAAAGTTTTCCAAGCCAAGTATCATAAGCATTAGGAAACCAAGACAAGAGAGCATAAATTACTAGCAAAAAGGAATAAATATCAACTACTCTTGCTAGAATAAGCACAACATATGCCATAACCATTAACGTCTCTTCATATCATAGTTAAAACTAACATCTTGTCCATTTGCGGCAAGAGTCATTTCCTCAGCATCAACAATAACATTAATTGGCGTTAAAAGATACATTGAAGCCCCAACCTTTTGCAAGTTTCCTGCTAAGACTTTACTCGCACCATCAATAAAATCTAAGCAACGACGTGCTTGTGCTTCCAACATATATTGGAAATCAATCAAAACACATTCATTTCTAATCAGCAAATCAACAATCTCTTCAGCATCTTCATATTTACGAGGAAGCTTAAGAGCGATTGTTGTCTTTTCTTGGGCAGGCTGTTGATTATGAGATTGGCGACGTGTTGGAAGTGAATGAATATTTTCCTCTCCAGAACGACGATTCTGTCCAGACTGTACTTGCTGCTGACTTGGTCTGGAGGCTGATTGGTGGTATTGGTGACTTTGAGCTTTTTGCTGCTGACTAGCAGGTTGAGCTGCATCTTGCTGCCGTTTAACAGACGCAACAGCAGGCTCTTCTACTTCACTGACCTCATCAGTATCAAAGTAGGAAATAATTTTGTTAAAGCTGTCTCTAAGTGCCATATATATCTCCATTTCATTTAAAGAATGCACTGCCAATTCTGACAAAGGTTGAGCCATTTCGAATAGCAATCGGAAAATCGCCACTCATCCCCATACTCAAATCATCGAAAGGCATATTCTTCAGTTTTCTTTCTTTTAAGTTCTTTCTCAACGCATTTGCTTTTTGAAAAATATCAGTTAACTCTTGTTCGGAAGCATCTATTGGAGCCATCGTCATTAAACCGATAACTTTAATCTTATCAAAATGCTGAATTTCTTCAAGCGCCTTGTCAACTTCTGATAGTCTGAATCCATGTTTGCTTGCTTCTTCAGATATATTGACTTGTAAAAAACACTTTATTTGATGGTCTGCACGCTTTTGAATTTCAGCAGCTAATTTTACAGAATCAAGAGCATGGAAGTAGTCAACAAAATTAATCACATCCTTAACCTTACGACGCTGCAAACTTCCAATCAGATGCCAAGTTAAATCGTAAGATTTTAAAGCACGATATTTATCTAGGAACTTATCAACACGATTTTCAGCAATGTGCTTAACCCCAGCTTCAACAAGTTTTTCAGCTGTATCACTGTCTACATATTTTGTAACTGCAATAACAGTAACATCGTCCTTACTGCGCCCTGACTTTTGAGCATAGGCTGCAACTTCTTGAAAAACGTGTTCTTTATTTGCTTGTAAATCCATTATTAACGATTCTTAAAGAAAGGAGGTGTTTCCAACTCATCGTCATCATCAGAATCAACGGAAAAACTACTCATTTTTAGTTGACTATCAATTTCACCTTCGGTTGGACGAGCAATATTTTCACGACGAAGATTCCAATCGCCAAAAGCTGATTGCTGTGGCTCAGATGATGATTGAGTTTGCTGCGGTTCAGCAGCAGGCATCTCAGGTGATTCATTCAAATCAAAATCAAAATTTTGACGGCGTTCAAAATTTGGCTGCGCAGAATTTGAAGACGGAGCTTGCTGTTGTGCTCTTGGTTGTGTATAAGATGAAGCTTGACGGCGAATACCAGAGACTTGGTCAGCTTTGTCTGGCCGAACACCAGTGGCAACTACAGTCACACGAATTTCATCTTTCATACTGTCATCAATTGATGTTCCCAACCAAATGTTAACGCCATGACCTGCAGCTTGATTAACAATTTCAGAAGCCTCTTCAGCTTCTGTTAGCGTCATATCAAGGCCGCCGGTAACATTGACAATCACATCTTCTGCACCATCAATTGTCGTCTCAAGAAGTGGTGAATAGATCGCCTTGCGAGCAGCCTCAACAACACGTTCTTCACCAGTACCGATACCGATTCCCATCAGAGCATTTCCTTTACTTGCCATAACTGTTTTAACATCAGCAAAGTCAAGATTAATAAGTCCTGGACTTGTAATCAGGTCGGTAATCCCCTGAACACCTTGGCGAAGAACATTATCAGCTTCACTGAGTGCTTC
This region of Streptococcus mutans genomic DNA includes:
- a CDS encoding cell division protein SepF, which codes for MALRDSFNKIISYFDTDEVSEVEEPAVASVKRQQDAAQPASQQQKAQSHQYHQSASRPSQQQVQSGQNRRSGEENIHSLPTRRQSHNQQPAQEKTTIALKLPRKYEDAEEIVDLLIRNECVLIDFQYMLEAQARRCLDFIDGASKVLAGNLQKVGASMYLLTPINVIVDAEEMTLAANGQDVSFNYDMKRR
- a CDS encoding YggT family protein yields the protein MVMAYVVLILARVVDIYSFLLVIYALLSWFPNAYDTWLGKLLVDIVEPIIKPFRRFDFQFAGLDFKIIVILLLLQLLKRFLFLLLI
- the ftsZ gene encoding cell division protein FtsZ is translated as MAFSFDAASVQGAVIKVIGVGGGGGNAINRMIDEGVAGVEFIAANTDIQALSSSKAETVIQLGPKLTRGLGAGGQPEIGRKAAEESEEALTEALTGADMVFITAGMGGGSGTGAAPVIARIAKGLGSLTVAVVTRPFGFEGSKRGNYAIEGINELRDEVDTLLIISNNNLLEIVDKKTPLLEALSEADNVLRQGVQGITDLITSPGLINLDFADVKTVMASKGNALMGIGIGTGEERVVEAARKAIYSPLLETTIDGAEDVIVNVTGGLDMTLTEAEEASEIVNQAAGHGVNIWLGTSIDDSMKDEIRVTVVATGVRPDKADQVSGIRRQASSYTQPRAQQQAPSSNSAQPNFERRQNFDFDLNESPEMPAAEPQQTQSSSEPQQSAFGDWNLRRENIARPTEGEIDSQLKMSSFSVDSDDDDELETPPFFKNR
- a CDS encoding YggS family pyridoxal phosphate-dependent enzyme, whose product is MDLQANKEHVFQEVAAYAQKSGRSKDDVTVIAVTKYVDSDTAEKLVEAGVKHIAENRVDKFLDKYRALKSYDLTWHLIGSLQRRKVKDVINFVDYFHALDSVKLAAEIQKRADHQIKCFLQVNISEEASKHGFRLSEVDKALEEIQHFDKIKVIGLMTMAPIDASEQELTDIFQKANALRKNLKERKLKNMPFDDLSMGMSGDFPIAIRNGSTFVRIGSAFFK